In the Numida meleagris isolate 19003 breed g44 Domestic line chromosome 5, NumMel1.0, whole genome shotgun sequence genome, one interval contains:
- the LRRFIP1 gene encoding leucine-rich repeat flightless-interacting protein 1 isoform X12 produces MPTEADCLSPEAQKLAEARLAAKRAARAEAREIRMKELERQQKEIEERPEKDFEKGARTVSSLSAATLASLGGTSSRRGSGDTSISADTEASIREIKDSLAEVEEKYKKAMVSNAQLDNEKTNFMYQVDTLKDALLELEEQLAESRRQYEEKSKEFEREKHAHSILQFQFKEIKEALKQREEMLAKHGIIPDSDVATNGEASDVLDNEGHLDSSKTAQGTTQALKTAGDGMLGKANEVDMKNEILEDVGKREILQNSEHEEHKEESEKQEVQTLHADENTKAEKMIEETDALSTVMLPDSRFTEQIQSLTEPMSGNASSNDGSDAHDLRKETESADTAAQQPVSEEAEHSNLNPRTTENSEVGSLQGQDFESPQEMRSDLGAKHELVKAAPEQEEGEEVETSHALSANEMEQAADSAGDSCGMVSGQPGLPEPALAVSLNEKVNVEGRAETLQCSEESAENKVTEVLEKTLVESKDCTDGTADETGGDRAEEQNEVGTAVRGQKMKRDSTGLEGKESCESGAPSDTNEEGGDQAHIQPVSLEDGDVALLEEQNMEEQTEFKPAEKDQQKEVLIGNLETCSDSAEKQEKASGESVGSVSKVEGSALHQVEPDTDSVKEMASRETSLDLSFSDDKTEETEMRIGDASEKGEENRTGYLEQNRTDDLEPKVELQTVQCIKETAGDTVEEKSISLGGDAQNIVKQEEGGSEEESIVYYSVTSENQVDKEAFKENKKQLEFADHQRDGFTSKEDANSLAQKAELDENVSEQLRREGQAEEELEDDGDAFDFDEDSEQILETDEKCSGEEVGAQSEENDRTNSGIRNTAQAGGAGETAAKIETSDTLTEGDSLQHKKGDEPEETGHSQEEASSSKTDEKADVMADENKASDSDEVEKVTDENVLEQDLENAGSNRAESKEDLRGGRKGKGKSKDDCTIS; encoded by the exons ATTGAGGAGCGGCCAGAAAAGGATTTTGAGAAG GGAGCACGTACTGTCTCAAGTTTATCAGCAGCTACCTTAGCTTCCTTGGGTGGGACTTCTTCACGAAGAGGCAGTGGGGATACGTCCATCTCCGCGGATACGGAGGCCTCTATTAGAGAAATCAAG GACTCTCTAGCTGAAGTtgaagagaaatataaaaaggCTATGGTGTCAAATGCTCAACTAGACAACgaaaaaacaaatttcatgTACCAAGTAGATACCCTGAAGGATGCGCTCTTAGAGTTAGAGGAACAGCTTGCAGAGTCCAGGAGGCAATATGAAGAAAAGAGTAAA GAATTTGAGAGAGAGAAGCACGCTCATAGCATATTGCAGTTTCAGTTTAAGGAAATCAAAGAGGCTttgaagcaaagagaagaaatgcttgca AAACATGGAATAATCCCAGACTCTGACGTAGCCACCAATGGGGAGGCATCAGATGTTCTTGATAATGAAGGACACTTGGATTCTTCCAAAACTGCTCAAGGCACAACGCAGGCGTTAAAGACAGCAGGGGATGGGATGCTAG GCAAAGCCAATGAAGTGGacatgaaaaatgagattttggaggatgtggggaaaagagaaatcttgCAGAATTCTGAGCATGAGGAACACAAAGAGGAGTCTGAGAAACAGGAAGTACAGACATTGCATGCTGATGAAAatacaaaggcagaaaaaatgatTGAAGAAACTGATGCTTTGTCGACAGTGATGTTACCAGATAGTAGATTTACAGAACAAATTCAAAGCCTTACAGAACCTATGTCAGGGAATGCTTCTTCAAATGATGGTAGTGATGCGCATGACTTGAGAAAGGAGACAGAGTCAGCAGAtacagcagcccagcagcctgtTAGTGAGGAGGCTGAACACAGTAACTTAAATCCAAGGACAACTGAGAACTCAGAAGTGGGCTCACTGCAAGGTCAGGATTTTGAGAGTCCTCAGGAAATGCGCAGTGACTTAGGTGCAAAGCATGAACTGGTAAAAGCTGCTCCAGAAcaggaagaaggagaggaggTGGAAACTAGCCATGCACTGAGTGCTAATGAGATGGAGCAAGCAGCAGACAGTGCAGGTGACAGCTGTGGGATGGTTTCTGGCCAGCCAGGGCTACCAGAGCCTGCGCTAGCAGTCTCACTTAATGAAAAGGTAAATGTGGAGGGCCGTGCTGAAACACTTCAATGCTCAGAAGAAAGTGCTGAAAACAAAGTTACAGAGGTCTTGGAGAAAACCCTTGTTGAAAGCAAAGACTGCACTGATGGAACAGCTGATGAAACTGGAGGTGATAGAGCTGAAGAACAAAACGAGGTTGGGACTGCAGTTCGGggtcagaaaatgaaaagagattcCACGGGCTTAGAAGGGAAGGAGTCATGTGAAAGTGGTGCCCCATCAGATACAAATGAAGAGGGAGGAGATCAGGCACACATCCAGCCAGTTTCTTTAGAGGATGGTGATGTAGCGTTACTAGAGGAACAGAATATGGAAGAGCAAACAGAATTTAAACCTGCTGAGAAAGATCAACAGAAGGAAGTATTGATTGGAAACTTGGAGACGTGTTCAgattctgcagaaaagcaggagaaagcatCTGGGGAGTCTGTGGGCTCTGTTAGCAAGGTAGAAGGAAGTGCACTGCATCAGGTAGAGCCAGACACAGACTCTGTGAAAGAAATGGCATCTCGGGAAACCAGTTTAGACCTAAGTTTTTCAGATGATAAAActgaggaaacagaaatgcGAATAGGAGATGCCtctgagaaaggagaggaaaatagAACAGGATACTTAGAACAGAATAGGACAGATGACTTAGAACCAAAGGTAGAGCTTCAAACAGTTCAGTGCATTAAAGAAACAGCAGGTGATACAGTGGAAGAGAAGAGTATTTCTTTAGGAGGTGATGCACAGAATATAGTTAAACAAGAGGAAGGTGGATCTGAAGAGGAGTCCATTGTATATTATAGTGTAACTAGTGAAAACCAAGTTGATAAagaagcatttaaagaaaataaaaaacagttaGAATTTGCAGACCACCAACGTGATGGATTTACTTCTAAGGAAGATGCAAATTCTCTTGCACAGAAAGCTGAGCTGGATGAAAATGTTAGTGAGCAACTTAGACGAGAGGGCCAAGCAGAGGAAGAACTAGAAGATGATGGTGACGCATTTGATTTTGATGAGGATTCAGAACAAATACtggaaactgatgaaaaatgcaGTGGAGAAGAAGTTGGTGCACAGAGTGAAGAGAATGACAGAACAAACAGCGGGATCAGAAACACTGCCCAAGCAGGTGGAGCTGGAGAAACAGCTGCCAAAATAGAAACCAGTGACACATTGACTGAAGGCGACAGCTTACAGCATAAGAAGGGAGATGAGCCTGAAGAAACAGGGCATTCTCAAGAGGAAGCATCATCATCGAAAACTGATGAGAAGGCTGATGTGATggcagatgaaaacaaagcatcagaTTCTGATGAAGTGGAAAAAGTAACAGATGAAAATGTTCTAGAACAGGATTTGGAAAATGCTGGCAGTAACAGGGCTGAAAGCAAAGAGGATTTGCGAGGTGGTAGAAAGGGTAAGGGTAAATCTAAAGATGACTGTACAATATCCTAA
- the LRRFIP1 gene encoding leucine-rich repeat flightless-interacting protein 1 isoform X16 — MKELERQQKEIEERPEKDFEKGARTVSSLSAATLASLGGTSSRRGSGDTSISADTEASIREIKDSLAEVEEKYKKAMVSNAQLDNEKTNFMYQVDTLKDALLELEEQLAESRRQYEEKSKEFEREKHAHSILQFQFKEIKEALKQREEMLAKHGIIPDSDVATNGEASDVLDNEGHLDSSKTAQGTTQALKTAGDGMLGKANEVDMKNEILEDVGKREILQNSEHEEHKEESEKQEVQTLHADENTKAEKMIEETDALSTVMLPDSRFTEQIQSLTEPMSGNASSNDGSDAHDLRKETESADTAAQQPVSEEAEHSNLNPRTTENSEVGSLQGQDFESPQEMRSDLGAKHELVKAAPEQEEGEEVETSHALSANEMEQAADSAGDSCGMVSGQPGLPEPALAVSLNEKVNVEGRAETLQCSEESAENKVTEVLEKTLVESKDCTDGTADETGGDRAEEQNEVGTAVRGQKMKRDSTGLEGKESCESGAPSDTNEEGGDQAHIQPVSLEDGDVALLEEQNMEEQTEFKPAEKDQQKEVLIGNLETCSDSAEKQEKASGESVGSVSKVEGSALHQVEPDTDSVKEMASRETSLDLSFSDDKTEETEMRIGDASEKGEENRTGYLEQNRTDDLEPKVELQTVQCIKETAGDTVEEKSISLGGDAQNIVKQEEGGSEEESIVYYSVTSENQVDKEAFKENKKQLEFADHQRDGFTSKEDANSLAQKAELDENVSEQLRREGQAEEELEDDGDAFDFDEDSEQILETDEKCSGEEVGAQSEENDRTNSGIRNTAQAGGAGETAAKIETSDTLTEGDSLQHKKGDEPEETGHSQEEASSSKTDEKADVMADENKASDSDEVEKVTDENVLEQDLENAGSNRAESKEDLRGGRKGKGKSKDDCTIS; from the exons ATTGAGGAGCGGCCAGAAAAGGATTTTGAGAAG GGAGCACGTACTGTCTCAAGTTTATCAGCAGCTACCTTAGCTTCCTTGGGTGGGACTTCTTCACGAAGAGGCAGTGGGGATACGTCCATCTCCGCGGATACGGAGGCCTCTATTAGAGAAATCAAG GACTCTCTAGCTGAAGTtgaagagaaatataaaaaggCTATGGTGTCAAATGCTCAACTAGACAACgaaaaaacaaatttcatgTACCAAGTAGATACCCTGAAGGATGCGCTCTTAGAGTTAGAGGAACAGCTTGCAGAGTCCAGGAGGCAATATGAAGAAAAGAGTAAA GAATTTGAGAGAGAGAAGCACGCTCATAGCATATTGCAGTTTCAGTTTAAGGAAATCAAAGAGGCTttgaagcaaagagaagaaatgcttgca AAACATGGAATAATCCCAGACTCTGACGTAGCCACCAATGGGGAGGCATCAGATGTTCTTGATAATGAAGGACACTTGGATTCTTCCAAAACTGCTCAAGGCACAACGCAGGCGTTAAAGACAGCAGGGGATGGGATGCTAG GCAAAGCCAATGAAGTGGacatgaaaaatgagattttggaggatgtggggaaaagagaaatcttgCAGAATTCTGAGCATGAGGAACACAAAGAGGAGTCTGAGAAACAGGAAGTACAGACATTGCATGCTGATGAAAatacaaaggcagaaaaaatgatTGAAGAAACTGATGCTTTGTCGACAGTGATGTTACCAGATAGTAGATTTACAGAACAAATTCAAAGCCTTACAGAACCTATGTCAGGGAATGCTTCTTCAAATGATGGTAGTGATGCGCATGACTTGAGAAAGGAGACAGAGTCAGCAGAtacagcagcccagcagcctgtTAGTGAGGAGGCTGAACACAGTAACTTAAATCCAAGGACAACTGAGAACTCAGAAGTGGGCTCACTGCAAGGTCAGGATTTTGAGAGTCCTCAGGAAATGCGCAGTGACTTAGGTGCAAAGCATGAACTGGTAAAAGCTGCTCCAGAAcaggaagaaggagaggaggTGGAAACTAGCCATGCACTGAGTGCTAATGAGATGGAGCAAGCAGCAGACAGTGCAGGTGACAGCTGTGGGATGGTTTCTGGCCAGCCAGGGCTACCAGAGCCTGCGCTAGCAGTCTCACTTAATGAAAAGGTAAATGTGGAGGGCCGTGCTGAAACACTTCAATGCTCAGAAGAAAGTGCTGAAAACAAAGTTACAGAGGTCTTGGAGAAAACCCTTGTTGAAAGCAAAGACTGCACTGATGGAACAGCTGATGAAACTGGAGGTGATAGAGCTGAAGAACAAAACGAGGTTGGGACTGCAGTTCGGggtcagaaaatgaaaagagattcCACGGGCTTAGAAGGGAAGGAGTCATGTGAAAGTGGTGCCCCATCAGATACAAATGAAGAGGGAGGAGATCAGGCACACATCCAGCCAGTTTCTTTAGAGGATGGTGATGTAGCGTTACTAGAGGAACAGAATATGGAAGAGCAAACAGAATTTAAACCTGCTGAGAAAGATCAACAGAAGGAAGTATTGATTGGAAACTTGGAGACGTGTTCAgattctgcagaaaagcaggagaaagcatCTGGGGAGTCTGTGGGCTCTGTTAGCAAGGTAGAAGGAAGTGCACTGCATCAGGTAGAGCCAGACACAGACTCTGTGAAAGAAATGGCATCTCGGGAAACCAGTTTAGACCTAAGTTTTTCAGATGATAAAActgaggaaacagaaatgcGAATAGGAGATGCCtctgagaaaggagaggaaaatagAACAGGATACTTAGAACAGAATAGGACAGATGACTTAGAACCAAAGGTAGAGCTTCAAACAGTTCAGTGCATTAAAGAAACAGCAGGTGATACAGTGGAAGAGAAGAGTATTTCTTTAGGAGGTGATGCACAGAATATAGTTAAACAAGAGGAAGGTGGATCTGAAGAGGAGTCCATTGTATATTATAGTGTAACTAGTGAAAACCAAGTTGATAAagaagcatttaaagaaaataaaaaacagttaGAATTTGCAGACCACCAACGTGATGGATTTACTTCTAAGGAAGATGCAAATTCTCTTGCACAGAAAGCTGAGCTGGATGAAAATGTTAGTGAGCAACTTAGACGAGAGGGCCAAGCAGAGGAAGAACTAGAAGATGATGGTGACGCATTTGATTTTGATGAGGATTCAGAACAAATACtggaaactgatgaaaaatgcaGTGGAGAAGAAGTTGGTGCACAGAGTGAAGAGAATGACAGAACAAACAGCGGGATCAGAAACACTGCCCAAGCAGGTGGAGCTGGAGAAACAGCTGCCAAAATAGAAACCAGTGACACATTGACTGAAGGCGACAGCTTACAGCATAAGAAGGGAGATGAGCCTGAAGAAACAGGGCATTCTCAAGAGGAAGCATCATCATCGAAAACTGATGAGAAGGCTGATGTGATggcagatgaaaacaaagcatcagaTTCTGATGAAGTGGAAAAAGTAACAGATGAAAATGTTCTAGAACAGGATTTGGAAAATGCTGGCAGTAACAGGGCTGAAAGCAAAGAGGATTTGCGAGGTGGTAGAAAGGGTAAGGGTAAATCTAAAGATGACTGTACAATATCCTAA
- the LRRFIP1 gene encoding leucine-rich repeat flightless-interacting protein 1 isoform X15 has protein sequence MSVHLLEASRVEENLSLEEIEERPEKDFEKGARTVSSLSAATLASLGGTSSRRGSGDTSISADTEASIREIKDSLAEVEEKYKKAMVSNAQLDNEKTNFMYQVDTLKDALLELEEQLAESRRQYEEKSKEFEREKHAHSILQFQFKEIKEALKQREEMLAKHGIIPDSDVATNGEASDVLDNEGHLDSSKTAQGTTQALKTAGDGMLGKANEVDMKNEILEDVGKREILQNSEHEEHKEESEKQEVQTLHADENTKAEKMIEETDALSTVMLPDSRFTEQIQSLTEPMSGNASSNDGSDAHDLRKETESADTAAQQPVSEEAEHSNLNPRTTENSEVGSLQGQDFESPQEMRSDLGAKHELVKAAPEQEEGEEVETSHALSANEMEQAADSAGDSCGMVSGQPGLPEPALAVSLNEKVNVEGRAETLQCSEESAENKVTEVLEKTLVESKDCTDGTADETGGDRAEEQNEVGTAVRGQKMKRDSTGLEGKESCESGAPSDTNEEGGDQAHIQPVSLEDGDVALLEEQNMEEQTEFKPAEKDQQKEVLIGNLETCSDSAEKQEKASGESVGSVSKVEGSALHQVEPDTDSVKEMASRETSLDLSFSDDKTEETEMRIGDASEKGEENRTGYLEQNRTDDLEPKVELQTVQCIKETAGDTVEEKSISLGGDAQNIVKQEEGGSEEESIVYYSVTSENQVDKEAFKENKKQLEFADHQRDGFTSKEDANSLAQKAELDENVSEQLRREGQAEEELEDDGDAFDFDEDSEQILETDEKCSGEEVGAQSEENDRTNSGIRNTAQAGGAGETAAKIETSDTLTEGDSLQHKKGDEPEETGHSQEEASSSKTDEKADVMADENKASDSDEVEKVTDENVLEQDLENAGSNRAESKEDLRGGRKGKGKSKDDCTIS, from the exons ATTGAGGAGCGGCCAGAAAAGGATTTTGAGAAG GGAGCACGTACTGTCTCAAGTTTATCAGCAGCTACCTTAGCTTCCTTGGGTGGGACTTCTTCACGAAGAGGCAGTGGGGATACGTCCATCTCCGCGGATACGGAGGCCTCTATTAGAGAAATCAAG GACTCTCTAGCTGAAGTtgaagagaaatataaaaaggCTATGGTGTCAAATGCTCAACTAGACAACgaaaaaacaaatttcatgTACCAAGTAGATACCCTGAAGGATGCGCTCTTAGAGTTAGAGGAACAGCTTGCAGAGTCCAGGAGGCAATATGAAGAAAAGAGTAAA GAATTTGAGAGAGAGAAGCACGCTCATAGCATATTGCAGTTTCAGTTTAAGGAAATCAAAGAGGCTttgaagcaaagagaagaaatgcttgca AAACATGGAATAATCCCAGACTCTGACGTAGCCACCAATGGGGAGGCATCAGATGTTCTTGATAATGAAGGACACTTGGATTCTTCCAAAACTGCTCAAGGCACAACGCAGGCGTTAAAGACAGCAGGGGATGGGATGCTAG GCAAAGCCAATGAAGTGGacatgaaaaatgagattttggaggatgtggggaaaagagaaatcttgCAGAATTCTGAGCATGAGGAACACAAAGAGGAGTCTGAGAAACAGGAAGTACAGACATTGCATGCTGATGAAAatacaaaggcagaaaaaatgatTGAAGAAACTGATGCTTTGTCGACAGTGATGTTACCAGATAGTAGATTTACAGAACAAATTCAAAGCCTTACAGAACCTATGTCAGGGAATGCTTCTTCAAATGATGGTAGTGATGCGCATGACTTGAGAAAGGAGACAGAGTCAGCAGAtacagcagcccagcagcctgtTAGTGAGGAGGCTGAACACAGTAACTTAAATCCAAGGACAACTGAGAACTCAGAAGTGGGCTCACTGCAAGGTCAGGATTTTGAGAGTCCTCAGGAAATGCGCAGTGACTTAGGTGCAAAGCATGAACTGGTAAAAGCTGCTCCAGAAcaggaagaaggagaggaggTGGAAACTAGCCATGCACTGAGTGCTAATGAGATGGAGCAAGCAGCAGACAGTGCAGGTGACAGCTGTGGGATGGTTTCTGGCCAGCCAGGGCTACCAGAGCCTGCGCTAGCAGTCTCACTTAATGAAAAGGTAAATGTGGAGGGCCGTGCTGAAACACTTCAATGCTCAGAAGAAAGTGCTGAAAACAAAGTTACAGAGGTCTTGGAGAAAACCCTTGTTGAAAGCAAAGACTGCACTGATGGAACAGCTGATGAAACTGGAGGTGATAGAGCTGAAGAACAAAACGAGGTTGGGACTGCAGTTCGGggtcagaaaatgaaaagagattcCACGGGCTTAGAAGGGAAGGAGTCATGTGAAAGTGGTGCCCCATCAGATACAAATGAAGAGGGAGGAGATCAGGCACACATCCAGCCAGTTTCTTTAGAGGATGGTGATGTAGCGTTACTAGAGGAACAGAATATGGAAGAGCAAACAGAATTTAAACCTGCTGAGAAAGATCAACAGAAGGAAGTATTGATTGGAAACTTGGAGACGTGTTCAgattctgcagaaaagcaggagaaagcatCTGGGGAGTCTGTGGGCTCTGTTAGCAAGGTAGAAGGAAGTGCACTGCATCAGGTAGAGCCAGACACAGACTCTGTGAAAGAAATGGCATCTCGGGAAACCAGTTTAGACCTAAGTTTTTCAGATGATAAAActgaggaaacagaaatgcGAATAGGAGATGCCtctgagaaaggagaggaaaatagAACAGGATACTTAGAACAGAATAGGACAGATGACTTAGAACCAAAGGTAGAGCTTCAAACAGTTCAGTGCATTAAAGAAACAGCAGGTGATACAGTGGAAGAGAAGAGTATTTCTTTAGGAGGTGATGCACAGAATATAGTTAAACAAGAGGAAGGTGGATCTGAAGAGGAGTCCATTGTATATTATAGTGTAACTAGTGAAAACCAAGTTGATAAagaagcatttaaagaaaataaaaaacagttaGAATTTGCAGACCACCAACGTGATGGATTTACTTCTAAGGAAGATGCAAATTCTCTTGCACAGAAAGCTGAGCTGGATGAAAATGTTAGTGAGCAACTTAGACGAGAGGGCCAAGCAGAGGAAGAACTAGAAGATGATGGTGACGCATTTGATTTTGATGAGGATTCAGAACAAATACtggaaactgatgaaaaatgcaGTGGAGAAGAAGTTGGTGCACAGAGTGAAGAGAATGACAGAACAAACAGCGGGATCAGAAACACTGCCCAAGCAGGTGGAGCTGGAGAAACAGCTGCCAAAATAGAAACCAGTGACACATTGACTGAAGGCGACAGCTTACAGCATAAGAAGGGAGATGAGCCTGAAGAAACAGGGCATTCTCAAGAGGAAGCATCATCATCGAAAACTGATGAGAAGGCTGATGTGATggcagatgaaaacaaagcatcagaTTCTGATGAAGTGGAAAAAGTAACAGATGAAAATGTTCTAGAACAGGATTTGGAAAATGCTGGCAGTAACAGGGCTGAAAGCAAAGAGGATTTGCGAGGTGGTAGAAAGGGTAAGGGTAAATCTAAAGATGACTGTACAATATCCTAA
- the LRRFIP1 gene encoding leucine-rich repeat flightless-interacting protein 1 isoform X10 has product MGTQGAGRKRLPNRERLTAEDDALNQIAREAEARLAAKRAARAEAREIRMKELERQQKEIEERPEKDFEKGARTVSSLSAATLASLGGTSSRRGSGDTSISADTEASIREIKDSLAEVEEKYKKAMVSNAQLDNEKTNFMYQVDTLKDALLELEEQLAESRRQYEEKSKEFEREKHAHSILQFQFKEIKEALKQREEMLAKHGIIPDSDVATNGEASDVLDNEGHLDSSKTAQGTTQALKTAGDGMLGKANEVDMKNEILEDVGKREILQNSEHEEHKEESEKQEVQTLHADENTKAEKMIEETDALSTVMLPDSRFTEQIQSLTEPMSGNASSNDGSDAHDLRKETESADTAAQQPVSEEAEHSNLNPRTTENSEVGSLQGQDFESPQEMRSDLGAKHELVKAAPEQEEGEEVETSHALSANEMEQAADSAGDSCGMVSGQPGLPEPALAVSLNEKVNVEGRAETLQCSEESAENKVTEVLEKTLVESKDCTDGTADETGGDRAEEQNEVGTAVRGQKMKRDSTGLEGKESCESGAPSDTNEEGGDQAHIQPVSLEDGDVALLEEQNMEEQTEFKPAEKDQQKEVLIGNLETCSDSAEKQEKASGESVGSVSKVEGSALHQVEPDTDSVKEMASRETSLDLSFSDDKTEETEMRIGDASEKGEENRTGYLEQNRTDDLEPKVELQTVQCIKETAGDTVEEKSISLGGDAQNIVKQEEGGSEEESIVYYSVTSENQVDKEAFKENKKQLEFADHQRDGFTSKEDANSLAQKAELDENVSEQLRREGQAEEELEDDGDAFDFDEDSEQILETDEKCSGEEVGAQSEENDRTNSGIRNTAQAGGAGETAAKIETSDTLTEGDSLQHKKGDEPEETGHSQEEASSSKTDEKADVMADENKASDSDEVEKVTDENVLEQDLENAGSNRAESKEDLRGGRKGKGKSKDDCTIS; this is encoded by the exons ATTGAGGAGCGGCCAGAAAAGGATTTTGAGAAG GGAGCACGTACTGTCTCAAGTTTATCAGCAGCTACCTTAGCTTCCTTGGGTGGGACTTCTTCACGAAGAGGCAGTGGGGATACGTCCATCTCCGCGGATACGGAGGCCTCTATTAGAGAAATCAAG GACTCTCTAGCTGAAGTtgaagagaaatataaaaaggCTATGGTGTCAAATGCTCAACTAGACAACgaaaaaacaaatttcatgTACCAAGTAGATACCCTGAAGGATGCGCTCTTAGAGTTAGAGGAACAGCTTGCAGAGTCCAGGAGGCAATATGAAGAAAAGAGTAAA GAATTTGAGAGAGAGAAGCACGCTCATAGCATATTGCAGTTTCAGTTTAAGGAAATCAAAGAGGCTttgaagcaaagagaagaaatgcttgca AAACATGGAATAATCCCAGACTCTGACGTAGCCACCAATGGGGAGGCATCAGATGTTCTTGATAATGAAGGACACTTGGATTCTTCCAAAACTGCTCAAGGCACAACGCAGGCGTTAAAGACAGCAGGGGATGGGATGCTAG GCAAAGCCAATGAAGTGGacatgaaaaatgagattttggaggatgtggggaaaagagaaatcttgCAGAATTCTGAGCATGAGGAACACAAAGAGGAGTCTGAGAAACAGGAAGTACAGACATTGCATGCTGATGAAAatacaaaggcagaaaaaatgatTGAAGAAACTGATGCTTTGTCGACAGTGATGTTACCAGATAGTAGATTTACAGAACAAATTCAAAGCCTTACAGAACCTATGTCAGGGAATGCTTCTTCAAATGATGGTAGTGATGCGCATGACTTGAGAAAGGAGACAGAGTCAGCAGAtacagcagcccagcagcctgtTAGTGAGGAGGCTGAACACAGTAACTTAAATCCAAGGACAACTGAGAACTCAGAAGTGGGCTCACTGCAAGGTCAGGATTTTGAGAGTCCTCAGGAAATGCGCAGTGACTTAGGTGCAAAGCATGAACTGGTAAAAGCTGCTCCAGAAcaggaagaaggagaggaggTGGAAACTAGCCATGCACTGAGTGCTAATGAGATGGAGCAAGCAGCAGACAGTGCAGGTGACAGCTGTGGGATGGTTTCTGGCCAGCCAGGGCTACCAGAGCCTGCGCTAGCAGTCTCACTTAATGAAAAGGTAAATGTGGAGGGCCGTGCTGAAACACTTCAATGCTCAGAAGAAAGTGCTGAAAACAAAGTTACAGAGGTCTTGGAGAAAACCCTTGTTGAAAGCAAAGACTGCACTGATGGAACAGCTGATGAAACTGGAGGTGATAGAGCTGAAGAACAAAACGAGGTTGGGACTGCAGTTCGGggtcagaaaatgaaaagagattcCACGGGCTTAGAAGGGAAGGAGTCATGTGAAAGTGGTGCCCCATCAGATACAAATGAAGAGGGAGGAGATCAGGCACACATCCAGCCAGTTTCTTTAGAGGATGGTGATGTAGCGTTACTAGAGGAACAGAATATGGAAGAGCAAACAGAATTTAAACCTGCTGAGAAAGATCAACAGAAGGAAGTATTGATTGGAAACTTGGAGACGTGTTCAgattctgcagaaaagcaggagaaagcatCTGGGGAGTCTGTGGGCTCTGTTAGCAAGGTAGAAGGAAGTGCACTGCATCAGGTAGAGCCAGACACAGACTCTGTGAAAGAAATGGCATCTCGGGAAACCAGTTTAGACCTAAGTTTTTCAGATGATAAAActgaggaaacagaaatgcGAATAGGAGATGCCtctgagaaaggagaggaaaatagAACAGGATACTTAGAACAGAATAGGACAGATGACTTAGAACCAAAGGTAGAGCTTCAAACAGTTCAGTGCATTAAAGAAACAGCAGGTGATACAGTGGAAGAGAAGAGTATTTCTTTAGGAGGTGATGCACAGAATATAGTTAAACAAGAGGAAGGTGGATCTGAAGAGGAGTCCATTGTATATTATAGTGTAACTAGTGAAAACCAAGTTGATAAagaagcatttaaagaaaataaaaaacagttaGAATTTGCAGACCACCAACGTGATGGATTTACTTCTAAGGAAGATGCAAATTCTCTTGCACAGAAAGCTGAGCTGGATGAAAATGTTAGTGAGCAACTTAGACGAGAGGGCCAAGCAGAGGAAGAACTAGAAGATGATGGTGACGCATTTGATTTTGATGAGGATTCAGAACAAATACtggaaactgatgaaaaatgcaGTGGAGAAGAAGTTGGTGCACAGAGTGAAGAGAATGACAGAACAAACAGCGGGATCAGAAACACTGCCCAAGCAGGTGGAGCTGGAGAAACAGCTGCCAAAATAGAAACCAGTGACACATTGACTGAAGGCGACAGCTTACAGCATAAGAAGGGAGATGAGCCTGAAGAAACAGGGCATTCTCAAGAGGAAGCATCATCATCGAAAACTGATGAGAAGGCTGATGTGATggcagatgaaaacaaagcatcagaTTCTGATGAAGTGGAAAAAGTAACAGATGAAAATGTTCTAGAACAGGATTTGGAAAATGCTGGCAGTAACAGGGCTGAAAGCAAAGAGGATTTGCGAGGTGGTAGAAAGGGTAAGGGTAAATCTAAAGATGACTGTACAATATCCTAA